One region of Planctomycetia bacterium genomic DNA includes:
- a CDS encoding DUF1080 domain-containing protein: MRDRVDPGVVDGSLVRRRRLYGAKSYRDFEWECEVKLQGTEANAGGQFRNTMFDPATHLLTGPQADIGRTGKTGHGGLWCQIGPRMGSSHGNRGIVSFKKPASRPRSEAGAMVRRSGKR; encoded by the coding sequence TTGCGCGATCGCGTCGACCCCGGGGTCGTCGATGGCTCGCTTGTACGTCGCCGCCGCCTCTACGGCGCGAAGTCCTATCGTGATTTCGAGTGGGAATGCGAGGTGAAGTTGCAGGGAACCGAAGCCAACGCCGGAGGGCAGTTCCGCAACACGATGTTCGATCCCGCGACGCATCTGCTGACCGGTCCACAAGCCGACATCGGCCGCACCGGCAAAACCGGTCACGGCGGGCTGTGGTGTCAAATTGGTCCGCGCATGGGGTCGTCGCACGGCAACCGCGGAATCGTCTCCTTTAAGAAGCCCGCGTCACGGCCTCGATCAGAAGCAGGTGCGATGGTTCGTCGATCAGGAAAGCGGTAA
- a CDS encoding recombinase family protein, whose amino-acid sequence MVRAWGRRTATAESSPLRSPRHGLDQKQVRWFVDQESGKTLKRPKFEELQKAIFSGEIKTVIVWKLDRLSRRLKDGVCVLAEAGGEFKYSAEVTSTVIEMSETEAGRTYYAMKRDSLLKRAATGEASQARYTVAADVSIADVATMAARMEPHAVRAETAGRKRNVSRRKRRRIGSN is encoded by the coding sequence TTGGTCCGCGCATGGGGTCGTCGCACGGCAACCGCGGAATCGTCTCCTTTAAGAAGCCCGCGTCACGGCCTCGATCAGAAGCAGGTGCGATGGTTCGTCGATCAGGAAAGCGGTAAGACGCTCAAGCGTCCGAAATTCGAAGAGCTTCAGAAGGCGATCTTCTCCGGTGAGATCAAGACGGTCATCGTCTGGAAACTCGACCGGTTGAGCCGTCGACTCAAAGACGGGGTCTGCGTCCTTGCCGAAGCGGGCGGCGAATTCAAGTACTCGGCCGAGGTGACTAGCACCGTGATCGAGATGTCCGAGACCGAGGCGGGCCGGACGTACTACGCGATGAAGCGCGACTCGCTGCTGAAGCGGGCTGCAACGGGAGAGGCTTCGCAAGCGCGATATACGGTTGCGGCCGATGTGTCGATCGCGGATGTCGCGACGATGGCTGCCCGGATGGAACCGCACGCAGTCCGGGCTGAGACGGCCGGGCGGAAGCGAAACGTATCGCGGCGGAAGCGGAGGCGTATCGGGAGCAACTGA
- a CDS encoding MFS transporter, with protein MSLVEEPSPLAPLRSRDYRRLFVAISLGTMAGRALAVVLGYEVFALTGSTLALGGMGLAAAVPAIFGALYGGHIADRYLRRSILQVTFGILCLCAIALTLSKAFYTGGGELWIFYAAVFVAAGAKGFLDPAATGLEAQVVPHEQLVSTAVLTATCWLIGATVGPLLGGASFAWMGPVGSYAMIAALCAGACLAVTRIGPVPVQHAPVDQSAWSSIVDGVSYVAGRQVLWASMALDLFAVLFGGTIAMLPAFAGEVLHVGPLGLGALNAAPTIGALAAMLWSTHAPPIRHAGRNLLTTVAGFGAAMIIFAISESFTLSIAALFFSGIFDGFSEVIRRSMLRLLSPDRLRGRIASVNMLFVGTSNELGALESGLAAAMFGLVRSVWLGGAAALCIVAVTAIAAPRLRRLQLDPPRRSRRLRKQISEQEQTVKKNQTLQRFA; from the coding sequence GTGTCTCTCGTGGAAGAACCATCTCCGCTTGCGCCGCTCCGCTCGCGCGACTACCGCCGTTTATTTGTGGCCATCTCGCTCGGCACGATGGCCGGTCGTGCGTTAGCCGTCGTCTTGGGATACGAGGTCTTTGCGCTAACCGGGAGCACTTTGGCGCTGGGAGGCATGGGTCTAGCCGCGGCCGTCCCGGCGATCTTCGGTGCGCTCTACGGTGGTCATATCGCCGATCGATATCTGCGGCGCAGTATCCTGCAAGTCACCTTCGGGATCCTGTGCCTTTGCGCGATCGCGCTGACGCTATCCAAGGCGTTCTACACCGGCGGCGGGGAGCTATGGATCTTCTACGCGGCGGTGTTCGTCGCGGCCGGGGCTAAAGGCTTTCTCGACCCTGCGGCGACCGGCCTCGAAGCACAAGTCGTCCCGCACGAGCAGCTGGTGAGCACTGCAGTGCTGACCGCCACCTGCTGGTTGATCGGCGCCACCGTCGGTCCGCTCTTGGGAGGAGCCTCGTTCGCGTGGATGGGACCGGTCGGCAGCTACGCCATGATCGCAGCTCTCTGCGCGGGAGCTTGTCTCGCCGTAACCCGAATCGGACCGGTGCCGGTTCAACATGCCCCCGTCGACCAGTCGGCGTGGAGCAGCATCGTCGACGGTGTGTCCTATGTCGCCGGGAGACAGGTGCTTTGGGCTTCGATGGCGCTCGACCTATTTGCCGTCTTGTTCGGCGGCACCATCGCCATGCTTCCCGCATTCGCCGGTGAAGTGCTGCATGTCGGCCCTCTCGGCTTGGGCGCGCTCAATGCCGCACCGACGATTGGCGCACTCGCGGCGATGCTGTGGTCGACGCACGCTCCACCGATTCGGCATGCCGGCCGCAATCTGTTGACGACCGTCGCCGGGTTCGGCGCGGCGATGATCATCTTCGCGATTTCCGAATCGTTTACGTTGTCCATCGCGGCGCTGTTTTTCAGCGGCATCTTCGACGGCTTCAGCGAGGTCATTCGTCGCTCGATGTTGCGGCTACTGTCGCCCGACCGCCTGCGGGGACGGATTGCGTCGGTAAATATGTTATTCGTGGGAACCTCGAACGAGTTGGGGGCGTTGGAGAGTGGGCTCGCCGCGGCGATGTTCGGGCTTGTGCGTTCGGTTTGGCTCGGAGGCGCAGCGGCCCTCTGCATCGTCGCCGTCACGGCGATCGCCGCTCCAAGGCTTCGTCGTCTCCAACTTGATCCGCCTCGGCGGTCGCGCCGCCTTCGGAAACAGATCTCCGAGCAGGAACAAACCGTGAAAAAGAATCAAACGCTTCAACGCTTCGCGTGA
- a CDS encoding DUF1501 domain-containing protein, with amino-acid sequence MSQPPFSPFASLLSRRTALKSASAGFGYLALRGLFAAQAQAAETKSTETMVAAPAPGPLAQKPHHFPVKAKRIIFLFMQGATSQMDTWEYKPQLQKDDQKVSPGGGVLTASKFKFAQHGLTGTWLSELYPHMTKQVDKLCFLRGLHTDTPAHPQAVIQLHTGSALASLTRPSLGAWLMYGLGTENQELPGYVTVNPPPNFGGAVNYGSAFLPAHFQGTKISDTGHLPNLLPQTPTALQRKQIDLIQAMNRDLKQTPGAPEELDGVIESYELAFKMQRQVPELLDLTNEPQHVLDAYGVKHGTSGGFARQCIMARRLSEAGVRFVEICHPGWDQHSDLHKGLIRNSAATDQPTAALLADLEQRGLLDETLVLFGSEFGRLPTAQGPDGRDHNITGYPMWLVGAGVKPGFSYGATDEYGRHAVEGRMHTNDLHATLLALMGLDHEALTYPYAGRDFRLTDVAGKVCRGIMA; translated from the coding sequence ATGTCGCAGCCACCGTTTTCGCCGTTCGCTTCTCTACTCTCGCGCCGCACCGCTTTGAAGTCGGCGAGCGCAGGGTTCGGCTATCTCGCGCTCCGCGGCCTCTTCGCCGCTCAGGCCCAGGCCGCTGAAACGAAGAGCACTGAAACAATGGTCGCCGCGCCGGCTCCCGGCCCGCTCGCGCAGAAGCCGCATCACTTCCCGGTGAAGGCCAAGCGAATCATCTTCCTGTTCATGCAGGGTGCGACCTCGCAGATGGACACGTGGGAGTACAAGCCGCAATTGCAGAAAGACGATCAAAAGGTCTCGCCCGGCGGCGGGGTGCTCACGGCATCGAAGTTCAAGTTCGCGCAACACGGACTAACCGGCACGTGGCTCTCCGAACTCTATCCGCACATGACGAAGCAGGTCGACAAGCTCTGCTTCCTCCGCGGCCTGCATACCGACACGCCGGCCCATCCGCAGGCGGTCATTCAACTACACACCGGGTCGGCGCTCGCCTCGCTCACGCGCCCCTCGCTCGGCGCTTGGCTGATGTATGGGCTCGGTACGGAGAACCAAGAGCTGCCGGGCTACGTCACCGTGAACCCGCCGCCGAATTTCGGCGGCGCGGTGAACTATGGCAGCGCGTTTCTTCCGGCGCACTTTCAAGGAACCAAGATCAGCGACACCGGTCATCTACCGAACCTGTTGCCGCAAACGCCGACGGCGTTGCAGCGCAAACAGATCGACTTGATCCAGGCGATGAATCGCGACTTGAAGCAAACGCCCGGCGCTCCGGAAGAGCTCGACGGCGTGATCGAGTCTTATGAGTTGGCCTTCAAGATGCAGCGGCAAGTCCCCGAGCTACTCGATCTCACGAACGAGCCGCAGCACGTGCTTGACGCCTATGGCGTGAAGCACGGCACGTCGGGCGGCTTCGCGAGGCAATGTATCATGGCCCGGCGGTTGAGCGAGGCGGGGGTGCGGTTCGTCGAGATCTGCCATCCCGGCTGGGATCAGCATAGCGATCTCCATAAAGGACTCATTCGCAACAGCGCCGCGACCGATCAACCGACCGCCGCTCTCTTAGCCGATCTCGAGCAACGAGGCCTGCTCGACGAAACGCTCGTGTTGTTCGGCAGCGAATTCGGCCGGCTGCCGACCGCGCAGGGCCCCGATGGCCGCGACCACAACATCACCGGCTACCCGATGTGGCTCGTCGGCGCCGGCGTGAAGCCGGGCTTCTCGTACGGCGCGACCGACGAATACGGTCGACACGCCGTCGAAGGACGCATGCACACCAACGATCTCCACGCGACGCTCTTGGCACTGATGGGCCTCGATCACGAAGCGCTGACCTACCCGTATGCCGGCCGCGACTTCCGCCTGACCGACGTCGCCGGCAAGGTCTGTCGCGGGATCATGGCTTAG
- a CDS encoding PSD1 and planctomycete cytochrome C domain-containing protein produces the protein MPHSFPPAPLAIRRLFGSVLCLFAHGLLTLSLFIVACCCASGFAAAPNEQAAPQKAAGLNAFEPAKVEFFEKRIRPILVDNCYNCHSADTNSRGGLRVDDRNGLINGGEHGAAIVPGRPEESLLLKAVSYTDPKLQMPPKKQLTAEQVADLRKWIGDGAAWPGVDEEAATTTDTPEDYERLRRKHWAWQPLKSPAVPNVRDTAWPRDDLDRFILVGLEAAKLAPVADAERLVLIRRLSFDLTGLPPTPSDIDLFTADASPDAVAKLVDRLLASPAFGERWGRHWLDVARYAESTGPSRNIPYPHAWRYRDYVIDAVNDDKPYDLFIREQIAGDLLLAATPAERDEKLIATGFLALGVKDVNQRFKVRFTMDNIDEQIDTVTRSVLALTASCARCHDHKYDPIPATDYYALAGIFHSTDQCAGVRNKMGGSGLDYYDTKMLLTLSAPQTAEEAEQRSAAMATRARKIAELKLRVAEAKAELKQLVDLHDKSKRQAGEKDKLADQKKKNKEQKKEPAGGDENLKNARQKTNKLQAELAALEDPALDKSIALGVREAVQVGDTQLRIRGEAEKLGPVIPRGFLTTVSFAGAPKIEPRTSGRLELAHWLTAPQNPLTSRVMVNRVWRHLFGRGIVSSVDNFGTTGDTPSHPELLDHLAGRFVRNGWSVKKLVRAIVLSRAYQLSAATTPAHLLADPANRLIWRHAPRRLEAEEIRDATLAAAGKLDLKRPHASPARDFQMVELANNGGLAKDITAAAQASVHRSVYLPLLRDVTPTSLEVFDFAQQGMVTGSRDVTTVASQALYSLNDPFVRRQAGTMAEGLLAESSYDDAARIRAAYRTAVGRAPTDAETARGLRFVAEYETSLKNAARPATKQVAAQQAAMKPKQPQVVAVSPGPPPSGSSPKPAANPDPDAVVPVEADRSDKPLPTLDPRTTAWAAFCQALIGSAEFRYVR, from the coding sequence AGCCGCGCCGCAGAAGGCGGCGGGCCTGAATGCGTTCGAGCCGGCGAAGGTTGAGTTTTTCGAAAAGCGAATTCGGCCGATCTTGGTCGATAATTGCTACAACTGCCACTCTGCAGACACGAACTCCCGCGGCGGTCTGCGGGTCGACGATCGCAACGGCCTCATCAATGGTGGCGAACATGGTGCGGCGATCGTGCCGGGCCGGCCGGAGGAGAGCTTGCTGCTGAAGGCGGTGAGCTATACCGACCCAAAGCTGCAGATGCCGCCGAAGAAGCAACTCACGGCGGAGCAAGTCGCCGACTTGCGCAAATGGATCGGCGACGGCGCGGCTTGGCCGGGCGTCGACGAGGAAGCGGCGACGACGACCGACACGCCCGAAGACTACGAACGACTGCGACGCAAGCACTGGGCTTGGCAACCACTGAAGTCGCCGGCCGTGCCGAACGTCCGCGACACGGCGTGGCCGCGCGACGACCTCGACCGCTTCATTCTCGTGGGTCTCGAAGCCGCGAAGCTCGCGCCGGTCGCCGATGCCGAGCGTCTTGTCCTGATTCGCCGGCTGTCGTTCGACCTCACCGGACTTCCACCGACTCCGAGCGACATCGATCTGTTCACGGCCGATGCTTCGCCTGACGCCGTGGCGAAGCTCGTCGATCGGCTGTTGGCGTCGCCGGCTTTCGGCGAGCGCTGGGGACGCCACTGGCTTGACGTGGCCCGCTACGCCGAATCGACGGGGCCGTCGCGCAACATTCCGTATCCGCACGCCTGGCGCTATCGCGACTACGTGATCGATGCCGTGAACGACGACAAACCGTACGACCTGTTCATCCGCGAGCAGATCGCCGGCGACTTGCTCCTCGCCGCTACGCCAGCCGAGCGCGATGAAAAGCTGATCGCCACCGGCTTTCTGGCGCTCGGGGTGAAGGACGTGAACCAACGGTTCAAGGTCCGTTTCACGATGGACAACATCGACGAACAGATCGACACGGTCACACGCTCGGTGCTCGCCCTGACGGCCAGCTGCGCTCGCTGCCACGACCATAAGTACGACCCGATCCCCGCGACCGATTACTACGCGCTCGCCGGCATCTTCCACAGCACCGATCAGTGCGCGGGAGTGCGCAACAAGATGGGCGGATCCGGGCTCGACTACTACGACACGAAGATGCTCCTCACCTTGAGCGCTCCGCAGACCGCAGAAGAGGCCGAGCAGCGCAGCGCCGCTATGGCGACGCGAGCCAGGAAGATCGCGGAACTGAAGCTGCGCGTCGCCGAGGCCAAGGCGGAACTCAAGCAACTTGTCGACCTGCATGATAAGAGTAAGCGGCAAGCCGGCGAGAAGGACAAGCTGGCCGACCAGAAAAAGAAGAATAAGGAACAGAAGAAGGAACCTGCCGGCGGCGACGAGAACCTGAAGAACGCGCGACAAAAGACGAACAAGCTGCAAGCCGAACTGGCGGCGCTGGAAGATCCTGCGCTCGACAAGAGCATCGCCCTCGGGGTGCGGGAAGCCGTGCAGGTCGGCGACACGCAGTTGCGCATCCGGGGCGAAGCCGAAAAGCTCGGACCTGTCATACCTCGTGGATTTCTCACGACCGTCTCGTTCGCCGGTGCTCCGAAGATCGAGCCGCGCACGAGCGGACGACTCGAACTCGCCCACTGGCTCACCGCGCCGCAGAATCCGCTAACGTCGCGTGTGATGGTCAATCGGGTCTGGCGGCACTTGTTCGGCCGCGGGATCGTGTCGAGCGTCGATAACTTCGGCACGACCGGCGATACCCCTTCGCATCCGGAACTGCTTGATCACTTGGCAGGGCGATTCGTGCGGAACGGCTGGTCGGTGAAGAAGCTCGTCCGCGCGATCGTGCTGAGTCGTGCCTACCAACTCAGCGCGGCGACGACTCCCGCCCACCTCTTGGCCGACCCGGCGAATCGGCTCATCTGGCGGCATGCCCCGCGCCGACTCGAAGCGGAAGAGATTCGCGACGCGACGCTCGCCGCGGCCGGCAAGCTCGATCTCAAGCGACCGCATGCCTCCCCGGCACGCGATTTCCAAATGGTTGAGCTCGCCAACAACGGCGGGCTCGCCAAAGACATCACCGCCGCGGCTCAAGCCAGCGTCCATCGGAGCGTCTACCTGCCGCTGCTGCGCGATGTCACGCCGACCTCGCTCGAAGTGTTCGACTTTGCCCAACAAGGTATGGTCACCGGCAGCCGCGACGTGACGACCGTCGCTTCTCAAGCCCTCTATTCGCTGAACGATCCGTTCGTCCGCCGACAAGCCGGCACGATGGCCGAAGGACTGCTCGCCGAATCGTCGTACGATGATGCGGCACGCATTCGCGCGGCGTATCGCACGGCAGTCGGACGTGCGCCGACCGACGCCGAAACGGCCCGAGGTTTGCGATTCGTCGCGGAATATGAAACCTCGCTGAAGAACGCAGCCCGGCCGGCGACCAAGCAGGTCGCAGCGCAGCAGGCCGCGATGAAGCCGAAGCAACCCCAGGTCGTCGCGGTGTCACCGGGCCCACCCCCTTCGGGCTCGTCGCCGAAGCCGGCCGCGAATCCCGATCCCGATGCGGTGGTGCCGGTCGAGGCCGATCGGTCGGACAAGCCGCTCCCTACGCTCGACCCGCGCACGACCGCCTGGGCCGCGTTTTGCCAAGCGCTCATCGGTTCGGCCGAATTCCGCTACGTTCGTTAG
- a CDS encoding BlaI/MecI/CopY family transcriptional regulator, with amino-acid sequence MPEQKAILGSTEIEILRYLGDRSAMSVGEVADHFAQTTGQARTTILTIMERLRKKGYLTRKQVKGVYHYSPKVSKQDFLRGLVRTFVGNTLGGSVSPFVAYLSESGPVSDQDLEHLKQLVKELEQDRKRGGK; translated from the coding sequence ATGCCCGAACAAAAAGCGATTCTCGGTTCGACCGAAATTGAAATTCTGCGTTATCTCGGCGATCGATCCGCGATGAGCGTCGGCGAGGTAGCCGATCATTTCGCACAGACGACGGGACAGGCCCGCACCACGATCCTCACGATCATGGAGCGCCTGCGTAAGAAAGGATATCTCACGCGGAAACAAGTCAAAGGTGTGTATCACTACTCTCCTAAAGTATCGAAGCAAGATTTCCTGCGAGGCTTGGTGCGAACGTTCGTCGGCAACACTCTCGGCGGCTCCGTCTCGCCGTTCGTGGCGTATCTCTCCGAAAGCGGTCCGGTTTCCGATCAAGATCTCGAACACTTGAAACAACTCGTCAAGGAACTCGAGCAAGATCGCAAGCGAGGCGGCAAATGA
- the tnpA gene encoding IS200/IS605 family transposase, whose amino-acid sequence MERYRTGAHSRFDLKYHFVWIPKYCKAVLSGEVGIRLRRLVREICRTLEIEIVEGSVSSDHLHVLLSCPPNLSPSKIMQAIKGKTSRKLLGEFQHLHKQYWGRHLWARGYFVASSGNITDEAIREYI is encoded by the coding sequence ATGGAGCGTTATCGGACGGGAGCTCATAGCCGGTTCGATCTCAAGTACCACTTCGTGTGGATCCCGAAGTATTGTAAGGCGGTTTTGTCGGGCGAGGTAGGAATTCGTCTACGTAGACTGGTTCGAGAAATCTGTCGGACGCTTGAGATCGAGATCGTGGAAGGTTCGGTGTCGAGCGACCACTTGCACGTGCTGTTATCCTGTCCTCCGAACTTGTCGCCGAGCAAGATCATGCAGGCGATCAAGGGGAAGACGTCGCGGAAGCTGCTGGGAGAGTTCCAACATCTGCACAAGCAGTATTGGGGTCGGCATCTCTGGGCTCGGGGCTATTTCGTGGCCTCCAGCGGCAACATCACGGACGAGGCGATCCGCGAATACATCTAG